The DNA region AGGGATGGATCCTGTAATAGCAGCTGCAGCCAGGGAAACAGTACAAGAGAGCTTGTTTTAGAGAGTGTGGTCTTTCTCATCCCTTTTCCTATTGTTTATTGTCAGTTTGCCATATTTGTGGCTCAGAATAAACAATGGCAAACTGTACCCTGTGCTAAAGCCCTGCATCCTACCAACCAGCATTGTCCATTTTAAACAAATGTGCTATTGTACACCAGGCAGTCTACTCTACCATTGTTCAAAGGGCTTGTAAACAGACACATTCTCCTTTCAAAATGATATCCCGCATCAGAGCACATCTAACTGTAGACACTAAACGTCTAATAGCATCCCAAATAGTAATAACAAGGGTAGTAGAACAGTTTACAAAAGCTGTTTCTTTTGGACGATGTTATGAAGACTCTTTAACTGACTCGATTCATGACTGCCACAGACCTCCTGGCATCCTAAACATTGACTGGGACATTGTGATACGCCACACGTCTACAATATTGCCACCAGCCTATGCCTTATTAGCCTGCTGTAGTTAAAACCCCTATGTGCATTTCAATCATGAGGGACGTAATCATCTGTGGATGTAACATCCCATAAGCACGTTGAGTTTCAACACTGACCTCCATCGTGTGATCTACAAGATAAAAGTGTTGAGGGCATCATGGGTAATCTGTCTTTCGTGAGGCTGCACCTTTTTCAGAGCTGTTTCACTAACTCACAGTCACCCTACACAATGTCTGTTTCCATGTATGTGGTCAACTGTCCAACGAGACGAAAGAAAGGAAATTCAGACATCACGCGTCACGTGATACACAGCTTACATTACTGTGTCCTGTATCAACAAATCAATCTCACCAACCTCCAACACAAACAGGTCAATGAGCAACCATAGAGTGAGTCAATAATTAACCCAACACAGTCCCTTGTTGTTATTATACAGCCAGGGATAGATTAATATACAGATGCTGGTTTGTCATGTCAACTTGTTCAAGTGACAAGTGTCATTTTAAACCAAGGTCACAGTGCTCTTCATAACAATACAACCACTACTGACAACAGAAACAATACCTTTCAAAAACATGACCTTTAATAGCCTTGGGTGTAACAGAGTTAATTTCGTAACCTCACTTCCCAGCTTGAAATGTCTCCACATCATGTTACATGTGCATTGGGCCTCTCCTACGCTTGGCCTTTCTGCACTGGTCTGTTTAAGGACACAGTGGGCACATACTGCACCGTAGTTAACCTGTCAACCAATTGTCAATGAAAGGGGCTCAACTTAACCTTATGCCACGCCTGACAGCCAACCCCTAATGTAAACAGACCACGCCAGATGTATTGCCAATGTCACTGCTTCTTATCAAATCTAATGTCTGCCCACATCCTGTTTATTTTCATCAGtttgaaaatgaaaaaatgaaaatagAAGCAGAATGAGATCACTGGGAAATGGCAGACCCAGTTGTAGGTTATGAGAGRTAAGGTTCTAGACCTAAATAAGCTGATATSTTATTGCTCATGAAGCCAGATGTTGTTTCGAAGGAGGAAATCTACAGGCCAAATGGAAAATCTACATGACAAATGGCCTAGAATAAACTGTGCTAATGTCCTGTTATACATGTGTCAACATTTGAACACTGTCATTAAAAGacaatgtatgtacagttgaagtcggaagtttacatacacttaggtttgagtcattaaaacttgtttttcaaccactccacaaatttcttgttaacaaactatagttttggcaagtcgattaggacatctactttgtgcatgacacaagtaattgttccaacaatgtttacagacagattatttaacttataattcactgtatcacaattccagtgggtcagaagtttacatacactaagttgactgtgcctttaaacagtttggaaaattccagaaaatgatgtcatggctttagaagcttctgataggctaattgacaacatttgagtcaattggaggtgtacctgtggatgtatttcaaggcctaccttcaaactcagtgcgtctttgcttgacatcatgggaaaatcaaaagaaatcagccaagacctcagaaagaaaattgtagaccttcacaagtctggttcatccttgggagcaatatccaaacgcctgaaggtaccacgttcatctgtacaaacaatagtacgcaagtataaacaccatgggaccatgcagccgtcataccgctcaagaagcagaacaacagcaaaggaccttgtgaagatgctggaggaaacaggtacaaaagtatctatatccacagtaaaacgagtccaatatcgacataacctgaaagaccgctcagcaaggaagaagccactgctccaaaacgccatagaaaagccagactacggtttgcaactgcacatggagacaaagatcgtactttttggagaaatgtcctctggtctgatgaaataaaaatagaactgtttggccataatgaccatYgttatgtttggaggaaaaagggggagtcttgcaagccgaagaacaccatcccaaccgtgaagcacgggggtggcagcatcgtgttgtgggggtgctttgctgcaggagggactagtgcacttcacaaaatagatggcatcatgacggaggaaaattatgtggatatattgaagcaacatctcaagacatcagtcaggaagttaaagctttctcgcaaatgggtcttccaaatggacaatgaccccaagcatacttccaaagttgtggcaaaatggcttaaaggcaacaaagtcaaggtattggagtggccatcacaaaaccatacctcaatcctatagacaatttgtgggcagaactgaaaaagcgtgtgcgagcaaggaggtctacaaacctgactcagttacaccagctctgtcaggaggaatgggccaaaattcacccaacttattgtaggaagcttgtggaaggctacccgaaatgtttgacccaagttaaacaatttaaaggcaacgctaccaaatactaattgagtgtatgtaaacttctgacccactgggaatgtgatgaaagaaataaaaactgaaataaattattctctctactattattctgatatttcacattcttaaaataaagtggtgatcctaactgacctaaaacagggaatttttactctgattaaatgtcaggaattgtgaaaaaaagtttaaatgtatttggctaaggtgtatgtaaacttccgacttcaactgtatgttttgtaTAGTATGTATCATAAGTGCTGTAGCACTGAAAtcatattatttaatttttttactttatttttttttactaaaacaaTGTTMACTTTTCCTGGAACCACCCTCTCCCACTCGACACATTTTCAAGGCTTCAATTGAAGAAAAAGTATAGTAGCAGTACAGATCATTCATAACTCACATGACTTCATTAGCCGACTATAAGTATTAGAAACATAGCAGCCTATCATGTCACCGTTCATGTGAAAGAACACAGTAAGTAATTAGCTACAGTACATGACAAGGCACTATGAACAACGTGGCcaatgtgtgtttatttttgtcaGGCTTGTGTTTCGGTACAACACGGCGGACACGGACGACAAGGGCATGAATATAAATATAATCATAGATGTTGCAATAATCATTAtcataatgtaataataataatacatcaatcattCATTGTTAACAATAATACTGTAGGTTTTCTATACTTACCATTTGATGATGGTGACTGTATGGAATATTGGTTTCTTGAAAAAAGGCACTTAATGCAGTctattgaaaaataaaatgtatgtgtcAATAAGCAACAGTCCAGTGTGCATTACACATATGATAGCCTATTGCAGACAGATACAACCTAAATTGATATTCTACTATCTGCTGTGAAAATGTTATATTGTGCCATTAGGCTGCTGAATACCAtagttagctacattttcatTGCATAATAKCATTAGCCCACTGGGATGTTATAAAGATAACCARATTATTTTACAAATGATTGGCATTACTGTATTAATTAGATGCATTTAATCAATGACtctgagaaacagacacagactGATTTCTGTAACTGATCTATCTTCCAYGCACCAAACTCAGACCATTGTCAAGAAGAAAAGGTTCCCATACCTCGAACTGCCAATGTGCCGCTTGTAGAAGCTGTTTCGCTTGGTCTGCCGCGCATCCAGCAGTCAGGACGAACTGATTTATCATAACTTGGTGCTTTAGATCATCCATATTTGCAGAAGAGGGCTATTCTAAACCTTTCCCCTTGGTTTGGTGCTCAGTCCTTGAGGTTATTCTCCCTTGCATTAGCCTTTCCTCTCATCGACCATGGAGACAGCACAGTCAGCAGTGAAAACTCATATATTTACTCTATGAACTATGTTCAGTGTCCTGAGCACCCCTCTGATCCGCAGCGCGAGAGCGCAAATCAGAGCGATGGGGAGGGGCGATCAGTAGGTCGGTGACAGAAAGAACTACAAGTTCCTAACACCATGTAGTTTGACGTTTCAYACATCAGAAGGCTTTTGGCTAGAAACTTGTGTTTATTTTCTTTAGCGGACACCCAGTTATCCTTGGTTCTATCGTTATTCTTGACAGGTACACAGTTGGATATATACGTGGCTGTGTAATACCGAAGAAAGTCTAAAACTTGTTACAAAACTGTCCCTTGGACGATAAATACACTAGCGTAGGGGCTAGTWACGTTAGTAGTTAGCCAAGtatttagctaattagctagctagcaacaacaaGGAAAGATGGGGTCGATTCTTAGCCGGAGAATCGCTGGCGTTGAGGATATTGATATCCAGGCGAATTCTgcgtacagatttccaccgaaaTCGGGTAAATATAGCTATTAATTTGGATTGAAACACTAAAACTCGAACTATAGCTAACGCTGCTAACGTCAGTTAAACTGACATCATCAGCTCCCAACATTATAGGCCTAACGTTACATGTGAACGCTATAAATGGTTAATTGTATGATATTCAGTCGTGGTGAGATGTTTATTTGATGAGGCAGGGATGAGTTGTACATCGGTGCCCTGatcttgtcctgattaaagataGGCCTTCCATCCTGATTTTATCCTGGTTCTAATCTAGTCACATACTTCTATTTTCTTTTAAGGGAATTACTTTGCCAGCCATTTTTTCATGGGAGGGGAGAAAtttgacactccccatccagagGGTTACCTATTTGGAGARAACATGGATCTGAACTTCCTTGGAAATAGGCCTGTACAAGTAAGGACAAACAAGTTCGCTATACAATGGCAAAGGTTCTTAGCTATGTTAAGTTTTTCATCTTGCAAGCTGCTGACAGATAAGTAACATGTWCAGCATATTAGTTGAAGTGGAAGTTCAGGAGTAGTCCTTGATTCACATCCCCYAKGCTATTGGTTAGGCTAAAGCATTTGAAGTTTATCTGCATTGGGCTGTTCTTTTCTTAGACTAGTTGTCGTGTCTCACCTTTGCTTAGTTTCCGTACGTGACCCCGGCACCCCATGAGCCTGTGAAGACCCTGAGAAGTCTGRTCAATATCAGAAAGGACTCCCTGCGCTTGGTCAGGTGAGGAAAAACACCATCATATTCTACAGCAAGTAGTCTTCAGACTAACCTTAACCTCATTTGTTTTTCTACGTGGTTTTCATTGTCAAGTRATTCGGGTCAAGAATCCTGGCTGATTGAGCTTCGCTTAACATCTATTCACTGTACTTGTTTAGGCCTACGTTTAATTTGATATTGACATGCCTTCATAAGTGTGGKGCATgagggatttttttgttgttaactTAATCATAGCTTCAGTTTCAAAGTTATGTCATTTTGAAATTGGCcacttgaaaaagctagcctaaCATTGTTTTGTTCGTCTGCTTGACTACTAGGTACAAAGATGACACTGATGCTCCagtagaggaaggagggaagcCAAAGGTTCTGTATGGTGTGGAGTTCACATTTGACGCTGATGCTCGTGTGGCTATCACCCTGTATTGCCAAGCTTTTGAGGAATTCACCAATGGGATGGCAATGTATGTACGAGTCTGATTCAGAAACCTTTTCATTTACATAATAGACTATGTTTAGCCTCAATATGCTATTTCTAAGTCATTCACTaattagaaatacatattttcttcCACTGTCTCTTGCTCCCAAATATCTAACTAAATACAATCCAGCATTTTTCATTTCTCATTTGAAATTAAATCCATGCCTTTTATCTGTTTCTGAAGATGTGCAGTGAAATTGTTTTATTCACTTTAAAGACACGTTGTATAAGATCACTTATGATAGTGGCCAATATGGCCAATGTACAGCATAGCACGCCAGTCTCCAAAAAGCAGACTGGGAGATATACAATGGGTCCTTAGCAACCGCCTGTCTCCATGGATACGCATGTCATCTGAAGAGGgaattaatataatagtttatgCTGAGGTCATTATGTGAGTGGATGGATGTGTTTCTGCctttttttttgcatgtttttttATTGAGCTTTTCCATTGACAAATTTAAGAGGGAAAATTCGgaaattgattttatttaggCCTAATgctgtttttcattatttgtgGTCGAAGAAAGAGCTTTCAACAAGAGATCTGAAAAAGAMCATCTTATATTTCCTGGATATACTAAATTAACTTTGATAGTTTTTGTATTGATAAGATATTGACATCACTGTTTCTGTCCTGTGTAGGTACAACCCAAAGGGCCCAGCCCTGGTTTCTGAGACTGTACACTATAAGAGGGGTGTGAGCCAACATTTCTCCCTGCCTTCTTTCAAAATCGATTTCACCGACTGGAAGGAGGAGGATGTGAGTATATCTGGGCAGCAGCACTCAATCCTGTGGAGTGATGTCACCAGCTGACAGTTGATAAACTCATCTGTTGTCaccatttattttatctttacaGCTGAACTTTGAGCTGGACCGGGGTGTTTTCCCCATGGTGATCCAAGCTGTGGTGGATGAAGGGGATGGTAGGTGGTCCAAACGGTTGACGCTGATGTTAATGTTCTGCGCTCCATATATAATTCAAGGCTGACTTAATAACAAACTTAGTTGKCAACTGTCTCTCCGCTGTACCACAATAGCAGGTGCTAGATTAGACATTCTGTATGCACAGAGTACAGTAATCCCTTATGAATTAGTGTTTGTCCTTTTCCAGATTGCTTTGGACATGCACATGTGCTGCTGGCAGCCTTTGAGAGAGTAAGTAACTCATTGTGTCGATTGAGTGGAAGAGGACAGTGTTTGAATTTGACTCAAATTTGCATCCCGCGTCTGATGTCACACAAATATGTGAAGTAAACACCATTTCTTCCTTTCAAGCATGTGGATGGCAGTTTCTCCGTCAAGCCTCTGAAGCAGAAGCAAATTGTAAGTTAATACAAGTTAATCCATGTCTTCTCTATTATATTAGTAGattatttaaaatacaaaatgcctgaataacaaaaacatgttaATTTACAACACATACATTTGTTAGCATGTGTGCTTACTTCCTCTTTATCCCCTATGGGACATAAGGCTACAATGTGTTCCTCTCATCATTCTCTGTCCTTGGCCACGTGTTGTTGCCATGTGTGCTCTCTGTTATAGGTGGATCGTGTGAGCTACCTGCTGCAGGAGATCTATGgaattgaaaacaaaaataacCAAGAGACCAAGGTTGTTATTCCAGAACTCACCAGGAACACTTTTTGTAGATGCATACAGTAGATTTATTTAACATGAATTTACAAAGGCTGTTGGAAAGcaacacatttttacattatagAGGTGTAACCACACCTGAATCTTTCAGGAATGTGGCTCATTTTGCTGTAGGTTTTCAGACCGTTGGTTTGCGTAGTAAATTTctttctacatgttcatcactcTTCACAAATGTTTTTTGGTTCTCTGCAGCCATCGGAGGATGAGAACAGTGACAACAGCAATGAGTGTGTTGTTTGTCTGTCAGACCTCCGAGACACCATCATTCTGCCCTGCAGACACCTGTGTCTCTGCAACTCCTGTGCTGACACCCTGCGTTACCAGGCCAACAACTGTCCTATCTGCAGACTGCGTAAGGAGCGATGCTAGTTTGTTTCCAATAggcttccaactgggatttcatGCCTTAGCTAATAGGAAATAGACCTGCCAKGCTGCCATGTTTCAGAGCTCAGCGAGAGAGACACCTAATGGACGTGGAGATGAATGCCCTGTGTGGACTGAGCTGATTTAAGGAAAATGCTGTAAAGTTGACATTTTAGTGAAGATGCAGTCACATTTGACAGTGTGTAGTGTAATCAGTGtttggtctgtctctctccccagccttCCGAGCCTTGCTGCAGATCAGAGCTGTGAGGAAGAAGCCTGGGCCGCTGTCYCCTGTGTCGTTCAGCCCTGTACTGGCTCAGACCATGGACCATGATGAGCACTCGGTACGGCGCAAACGACCCAGGCATTTGTTGTTAATACACACATGGCATCATTTGTGTCAAGGATTGTTTCTTTTTCTACTTGTATTTAACGAAACTCAACTCCATCACGATGCAATTACAAAGCCTTTAATAAATGGCTGTGAATGACTAGTGAAGATATGAGCAGTCTTTCTGTGTGCATCTCTCCAGAGCTCAGACTCGGTTCCCCCAGGCTTTGAGCCCATCTCTCTGCTGGAGGCCCTGAACGGCCTGCACTCTGTGTCCCCCTCcatcccccccgcccccctctacGATgatattaacttctctgggagcCTGGTAGGGGAGGGTCGGCCGCTGGGCTCCCCAGAACACTCCGGTGACGGGGGCCTGCAGAAGGGCAAAGTCAGCAAGTCACCTGACAGGTAATCCTGGGACACAAGGGTAGTAACAAGCCCAGTTCACTTTCTCCTCCATCTGAGATGGACCATCTCCTTGAAATGTGCACTCGTACCCTACACTCCCCCTCATTGATTTAAAATGGACAGGTGTAAGSGAAGATGGTGGAACCTCCCTCCAGCGAATATTTaaaccaatccaatgctttgaaATCTTTTGAGGTAGRGTGAACCAGGGCACACTTTAGGAAGAAGGGGGAGACACTGAAGTGGGCTAAAGTCCCAGTGCTGCTCTCTACAGTCCAGGTGCCTGCTACTGTAATTTTTCACACCATtaccatttgatttgaacagtctCTAACTTGGAGCATATACAATTTTGAATTATTTAGTTTTAGTATGGAGTTAATAGCCCTGACAGATTAACTGCCAGGATGGATTTGCTTGTTGACATTGGGTTTGACTCTGGATTGATTACTCATCAGTTTGTGTAACAGCTGGCCCAGGGTCAGAATAAAGAGTGTCCGTATGTTGTGGTGAGYTGCTGCTAGAGGTCTTCTCCTGTATCCAGCACCATGCTACAAACTGATTAGACGGCGTGTCCTTGGCAATCCATCCAGTTGACATTGCTGAGCCTTGCCAACCTGCAGAAAATAAACTTACTAGGACAACAGTACAGAGTGCAGTCTGTTTATTATAAAGCTTCACGTCGGTTgtaaaagtgtttttttgtttatcaATGTCACCTCATTGTAAGTGTTTGACCCCCGCAGCACCCTGAGGTCGCCCTCATCACCCAtccaggaggaggatgaggagaagctGTCTGAGATGTCGGACGCCCAGCCTCACACACTGCTCTCCAGCAGCCCAGCTCCCACCGAGGCCACTGCAGCCGAGGATGTACCGGAGTCCATCTCCCCAGATGATGGTGAGTTCTGTCATGCTCTGAATGCACGTAGTTAGCGGTCCAGTCTACATCAAGTTCGGGTAGGTGACCCCTCCAAATAATGACTTGAAATACCTACCAGGGTACATTGCAAACCAGTGTAAGGACATTTAGGTCTTGTTGTGACcttgtctctccctcctgtcGTGGGTGGTACAGAGGACAGGCTgcactctggaggagagagagagatccttcaGGACTACAGCAGTGAACACAGCAGCCTGACCAAAACAGAGAGTGACCCGCCAGGGGACCTGTCTCTGCCAGGTAAgctaataataacacaaggcCCAGGCCCGTGCGTATCTGTGCRCGTGTGCATGATTGTGTATGKTTGTCTGGATATWWAAGATATTCTCTGGTTCTTTTGTATACTTTTYagccagtagttctgaaagtagcgYCCATGAGCCAAAAGTGGCCCCAGAAAATTGCATACTCTGTCACATATATGTACAGATATGtgcatcatgtctctctctcggtctactGTGTGCGTGTTGCTAGCTGTCACTCCCTTAGCAAGCTGAAGATCATTGGCTGAAACTttaattgctagggggctggcccatgtgggggtaaatgtagggaaaatggcgctgcacagcttccagaaaacagtcAAACTAGGGATTTCTTGGCTAGTTCTGCTCATAGAGAAGAACAAACAGCATGAACTACACATTAACACAAAAAACGGGAACCTTGAAAAATACTTACTAGTTGCCAAAGtaccagagcatgtctttaatgcTCAAACCAATtgttaacatacatttttcattgcaCGTATAACACCTTTTGGCTCTTTTTCTCTTTATTCTCCCATGCGTTCAGTCCCCCAGCTTTGCATCTAACCTGTGTGCTGTTTGTTCTTCTCTGTTTCCTTACTCCCTGCCCTGTCCCTTTACCTGGCCTTGCTATGGCCAGCTCTAGGTCCTGATGCCTGCTCTATTGGTGTGGAGGAATAAATGTGGTATGTAGGACTTCTCTGTCCTGTCTTTACCTGTCTCGTTGCTTCAGAGAAACCGATTCCTCGCTATCTGTCAGATTCAGGACAGTTGGTTAAAAATCTGCTGCAGGTTataactctgtttatcatgcaaatTGACAGCAAGATTGTATTGATAAGTATCCAATTGTTTAGATTTGATTTCACCGGAGTAAGAGATCCTCTTGTTTAATTGGATCATGCTCCTTRTGTCCACAGGGTCATCAGAGAGCCTGAAGAGTCAGAGTACCAACTGCTCCAGCCAGCCCCTCCTGTGTCCCCCCAGCAGCCTTCACATGGAGGATGAGCAACTTGACCCCTAACCTCTGGGCccaacgcttctccctctctggcggAGTCCACCCCGATCTCGCCTACATGGGAGTGTCTCGATGACCAATGTACTTTGATACTCTGCCTACATTTTGGTAAGCGTGGTTAGCTCTAGCTTACAAAGCCATGGTTTAGGATTCGCGTGATGCTGTAATCTTTTGTCA from Salvelinus sp. IW2-2015 unplaced genomic scaffold, ASM291031v2 Un_scaffold2944, whole genome shotgun sequence includes:
- the LOC111981146 gene encoding probable E3 ubiquitin-protein ligase MGRN1 isoform X1, with the protein product MGSILSRRIAGVEDIDIQANSAYRFPPKSGNYFASHFFMGGEKFDTPHPEGYLFGENMDLNFLGNRPVQFPYVTPAPHEPVKTLRSLXNIRKDSLRLVRYKDDTDAPVEEGGKPKVLYGVEFTFDADARVAITLYCQAFEEFTNGMAMYNPKGPALVSETVHYKRGVSQHFSLPSFKIDFTDWKEEDLNFELDRGVFPMVIQAVVDEGDDCFGHAHVLLAAFERHVDGSFSVKPLKQKQIVDRVSYLLQEIYGIENKNNQETKPSEDENSDNSNECVVCLSDLRDTIILPCRHLCLCNSCADTLRYQANNCPICRLPFRALLQIRAVRKKPGPLSPVSFSPVLAQTMDHDEHSSSDSVPPGFEPISLLEALNGLHSVSPSIPPAPLYDDINFSGSLVGEGRPLGSPEHSGDGGLQKGKVSKSPDSTLRSPSSPIQEEDEEKLSEMSDAQPHTLLSSSPAPTEATAAEDVPESISPDDEDRLHSGGEREILQDYSSEHSSLTKTESDPPGDLSLPGSSESLKSQSTNCSSQPLLCPPSSLHMEDEQLDP
- the LOC111981146 gene encoding probable E3 ubiquitin-protein ligase MGRN1 isoform X4 encodes the protein MGSILSRRIAGVEDIDIQANSAYRFPPKSGNYFASHFFMGGEKFDTPHPEGYLFGENMDLNFLGNRPVQFPYVTPAPHEPVKTLRSLXNIRKDSLRLVRYKDDTDAPVEEGGKPKVLYGVEFTFDADARVAITLYCQAFEEFTNGMAMYNPKGPALVSETVHYKRGVSQHFSLPSFKIDFTDWKEEDLNFELDRGVFPMVIQAVVDEGDDCFGHAHVLLAAFERHVDGSFSVKPLKQKQIVDRVSYLLQEIYGIENKNNQETKPSEDENSDNSNECVVCLSDLRDTIILPCRHLCLCNSCADTLRYQANNCPICRLPFRALLQIRAVRKKPGPLSPVSFSPVLAQTMDHDEHSSSDSVPPGFEPISLLEALNGLHSVSPSIPPAPLYDDINFSGSLVGEGRPLGSPEHSGDGGLQKGKVSKSPDSTLRSPSSPIQEEDEEKLSEMSDAQPHTLLSSSPAPTEATAAEDVPESISPDDEDRLHSGGEREILQDYSSEHSSLTKTESDPPGDLSLPGFPRSSESLKSQSTNCSSQPLLCPPSSLHMEDEQLDP
- the LOC111981146 gene encoding E3 ubiquitin-protein ligase MGRN1 isoform X2, which produces MGSILSRRIAGVEDIDIQANSAYRFPPKSGNYFASHFFMGGEKFDTPHPEGYLFGENMDLNFLGNRPVQFPYVTPAPHEPVKTLRSLXNIRKDSLRLVRYKDDTDAPVEEGGKPKVLYGVEFTFDADARVAITLYCQAFEEFTNGMAMYNPKGPALVSETVHYKRGVSQHFSLPSFKIDFTDWKEEDLNFELDRGVFPMVIQAVVDEGDDCFGHAHVLLAAFERHVDGSFSVKPLKQKQIVDRVSYLLQEIYGIENKNNQETKPSEDENSDNSNECVVCLSDLRDTIILPCRHLCLCNSCADTLRYQANNCPICRLPFRALLQIRAVRKKPGPLSPVSFSPVLAQTMDHDEHSSSDSVPPGFEPISLLEALNGLHSVSPSIPPAPLYDDINFSGSLVGEGRPLGSPEHSGDGGLQKGKVSKSPDSTLRSPSSPIQEEDEEKLSEMSDAQPHTLLSSSPAPTEATAAEDVPESISPDDEDRLHSGGEREILQDYSSEHSSLTKTESDPPGDLSLPALGPDACSIGVEE
- the LOC111981146 gene encoding probable E3 ubiquitin-protein ligase MGRN1 isoform X3, whose protein sequence is MGGEKFDTPHPEGYLFGENMDLNFLGNRPVQFPYVTPAPHEPVKTLRSLXNIRKDSLRLVRYKDDTDAPVEEGGKPKVLYGVEFTFDADARVAITLYCQAFEEFTNGMAMYNPKGPALVSETVHYKRGVSQHFSLPSFKIDFTDWKEEDLNFELDRGVFPMVIQAVVDEGDDCFGHAHVLLAAFERHVDGSFSVKPLKQKQIVDRVSYLLQEIYGIENKNNQETKPSEDENSDNSNECVVCLSDLRDTIILPCRHLCLCNSCADTLRYQANNCPICRLPFRALLQIRAVRKKPGPLSPVSFSPVLAQTMDHDEHSSSDSVPPGFEPISLLEALNGLHSVSPSIPPAPLYDDINFSGSLVGEGRPLGSPEHSGDGGLQKGKVSKSPDSTLRSPSSPIQEEDEEKLSEMSDAQPHTLLSSSPAPTEATAAEDVPESISPDDEDRLHSGGEREILQDYSSEHSSLTKTESDPPGDLSLPGSSESLKSQSTNCSSQPLLCPPSSLHMEDEQLDP